From the genome of Segatella hominis, one region includes:
- a CDS encoding non-canonical purine NTP diphosphatase, with protein sequence MKIVFATNNQHKLQEIRDILGSDYEVVSLKEIGCDVDIPETGNTLEENALQKAQYIYDHYHISCFADDTGLEVEALDGAPGVHSARYAEGTDHDSEANMAKLLRELAGKENRQARFRTVICYIEKQDVCPCGCTSIKKVHQFEGIVNGRIATEKHGTEGFGYDPIFVPEGYDKSFAELGEEIKNGISHRARAVAKLAEYLKKQK encoded by the coding sequence ATGAAGATAGTATTTGCAACAAATAATCAGCATAAGCTCCAGGAGATTCGCGACATCCTGGGCAGCGACTATGAGGTAGTATCCTTGAAGGAAATAGGATGCGATGTAGATATTCCTGAGACTGGTAACACATTGGAAGAGAATGCTTTACAAAAGGCACAATATATCTACGACCACTACCATATCAGTTGTTTTGCTGATGATACCGGCTTGGAAGTAGAAGCTCTTGATGGTGCCCCTGGTGTACATAGTGCCAGATATGCAGAAGGTACAGATCACGACAGCGAGGCAAATATGGCCAAGTTGTTGAGAGAACTGGCTGGCAAGGAGAATCGTCAGGCCCGTTTCCGCACGGTTATCTGTTATATTGAGAAACAGGATGTATGTCCTTGTGGTTGCACCAGCATCAAGAAAGTACACCAGTTTGAGGGTATTGTAAATGGTCGAATCGCCACCGAGAAGCATGGCACAGAAGGTTTCGGTTACGACCCTATCTTCGTACCAGAAGGCTACGACAAGAGTTTTGCTGAATTGGGCGAAGAAATCAAGAATGGTATCAGCCATAGAGCAAGAGCCGTGGCAAAATTGGCAGAGTATCTGAAAAAACAGAAATGA
- the leuS gene encoding leucine--tRNA ligase: MEYNFREIEKKWHQKWVENKTYKVTEDENKKKFYVLNMFPYPSGAGLHVGHPLGYIASDIYARYKRLNGYNVLNPMGYDAYGLPAEQYAIQTGQHPEVTTVANINRYREQLDKIGFSFDWDREVRTCDPKYYHWTQWAFQKMFNSFFCNGCQKAQPIEKLIKRFEEKGSEGLNVAQNEQIDFTAEEWNSYDDVKKQQILMNYRIAYLGETMVNWCPGLGTVLANDEVVNGVSERGGYPVIQKKMQQWCLRTSAYSQRLLDGLETIQWSDSIKETQKNWIGRSEGTEVVFSVKDSDVKFTIFTTRADTMFGVTFMVLAPESEYVQQVTTAEQKEEVEKYLDYVKKRTELDRMANHSVTGVFSGSYAINPFTGEAIPVWISEYVLAGYGTGAIMAVPAHDSRDYAFAKHFNLPIIPLIEGADVSEESFDAKEGIVTNSPVAGKSSMDGFSLNGLTVKEAIAATKKFVTEKGIGRVKVNYRLRDAIFSRQRYWGEPFPVYYKEKMPQMVPEECLPLELPEIETYKPTETGEPPLGRAKKWAWDAEKKEVVDKSLIDNKTVFPLELNTMPGFAGSSAYYLRYMDPHNDEALVGKEADEYWQNVDLYVGGCEHATGHLIYSRFWNKFLFDLGVSCKEEPFQKLVNQGMIQGRSNFVYRINSDDHDKAPVFVSLNLKKDYDVTPIHVDVNIVSNDVLDIEAFKAWRPEYQNAEFILEDGKYICGWAIEKMSKSMFNVVNPDMIVEKYGADTLRLYEMFLGPVEASKPWDTNGIDGCHRFLKKFWGLFYENRTDNFLPCDEAAKPESLKSVHKLIKKVSEDIEKFSYNTSISAFMIAVNELGQQKCHNKELLTDLVILIAPFAPHIAEELWAALGEQGSVCDAAWPKYDEQYLKENDMQLTISFNGKARFQMTFPVDTPNEEIQKQVLADEKSQKYLEGFNVLKVIIVPKKIVNVVLKK; encoded by the coding sequence ATGGAATACAACTTCAGAGAAATCGAGAAGAAATGGCACCAGAAATGGGTCGAGAACAAGACCTATAAGGTGACAGAGGATGAAAACAAGAAGAAATTCTATGTGCTCAACATGTTCCCTTATCCATCAGGAGCAGGTTTGCACGTAGGTCACCCACTTGGCTATATCGCCAGCGACATCTACGCTCGCTACAAGCGTCTTAATGGCTATAACGTGTTGAACCCTATGGGTTACGATGCTTATGGTTTGCCTGCTGAGCAGTACGCTATCCAGACAGGTCAGCACCCAGAGGTAACTACCGTAGCCAACATCAACCGCTACCGCGAACAGCTCGACAAGATTGGCTTCTCTTTCGACTGGGACCGCGAGGTTCGCACCTGCGATCCAAAGTATTACCATTGGACTCAGTGGGCTTTCCAGAAGATGTTCAACTCTTTCTTCTGCAACGGCTGTCAGAAAGCTCAACCTATCGAGAAGCTCATCAAGCGTTTCGAGGAAAAAGGTTCAGAGGGCTTGAACGTGGCTCAGAACGAGCAGATTGACTTCACAGCTGAGGAGTGGAACAGCTACGACGACGTGAAGAAGCAGCAGATTCTGATGAACTACCGCATCGCTTACCTCGGCGAAACTATGGTAAACTGGTGTCCAGGTCTGGGTACTGTACTTGCCAACGACGAGGTAGTAAACGGCGTAAGTGAGCGTGGCGGTTATCCTGTCATCCAGAAGAAGATGCAGCAGTGGTGCTTGAGAACATCTGCTTACTCTCAGCGTCTGCTCGACGGTTTGGAGACCATCCAGTGGAGCGACAGTATCAAGGAAACCCAGAAGAACTGGATTGGCCGTTCTGAGGGTACAGAGGTAGTATTCTCTGTAAAGGACAGCGACGTGAAGTTCACCATCTTCACTACCCGTGCCGATACCATGTTTGGTGTTACCTTCATGGTTCTGGCTCCAGAGAGCGAATATGTTCAGCAGGTAACTACTGCCGAGCAGAAGGAAGAAGTGGAGAAATATCTCGACTATGTAAAGAAGCGTACAGAGTTGGACCGTATGGCTAACCACAGCGTAACCGGCGTATTCTCAGGAAGCTACGCCATTAATCCATTCACCGGCGAGGCAATCCCAGTATGGATTTCAGAATATGTATTGGCAGGATATGGTACAGGTGCCATCATGGCTGTACCTGCTCACGATAGCCGTGACTACGCCTTTGCCAAGCACTTCAACCTGCCTATCATTCCTCTTATCGAGGGTGCTGATGTTTCAGAGGAGAGCTTCGATGCCAAGGAAGGTATCGTAACCAACTCACCTGTAGCAGGCAAGAGCAGCATGGATGGCTTCTCTCTGAACGGACTCACCGTGAAGGAGGCTATCGCAGCTACCAAGAAGTTTGTTACCGAGAAGGGCATCGGCCGAGTAAAGGTAAACTATCGTCTCCGTGACGCTATCTTCTCTCGCCAGCGCTACTGGGGCGAGCCATTCCCTGTATATTACAAGGAAAAAATGCCACAGATGGTTCCAGAGGAGTGCCTGCCACTCGAATTGCCTGAGATTGAGACCTATAAGCCAACAGAGACGGGTGAGCCACCATTGGGTCGCGCTAAGAAGTGGGCTTGGGATGCAGAGAAGAAAGAGGTGGTTGACAAGAGTCTCATAGATAATAAGACCGTATTCCCACTGGAGCTCAACACCATGCCAGGTTTCGCAGGTTCATCTGCTTACTACCTGCGCTACATGGATCCTCACAACGACGAGGCACTCGTAGGCAAGGAGGCTGATGAGTACTGGCAGAACGTGGACCTCTACGTAGGTGGTTGCGAGCATGCTACCGGTCACTTGATTTACTCTCGTTTCTGGAACAAGTTCCTCTTCGACCTCGGCGTAAGCTGCAAGGAAGAGCCATTCCAGAAGTTGGTGAACCAGGGTATGATTCAAGGTCGCTCTAACTTCGTTTATCGCATCAACAGCGATGACCACGATAAGGCTCCTGTATTCGTAAGCTTGAATCTGAAGAAAGATTACGACGTAACTCCTATCCACGTAGATGTAAACATCGTAAGCAACGATGTATTGGATATCGAAGCATTCAAGGCTTGGCGCCCTGAGTATCAGAACGCAGAATTCATCCTGGAGGATGGCAAGTACATCTGTGGATGGGCTATTGAGAAGATGTCTAAGAGTATGTTCAACGTGGTAAATCCAGATATGATCGTCGAGAAGTATGGTGCTGATACCCTGCGTCTCTACGAAATGTTCTTAGGTCCTGTAGAGGCAAGTAAACCTTGGGATACCAATGGTATCGACGGTTGCCACCGCTTCCTGAAGAAGTTCTGGGGCTTGTTCTACGAGAACCGTACTGACAACTTCCTGCCATGCGACGAGGCAGCTAAGCCAGAGAGCCTGAAGAGCGTTCACAAGCTCATCAAGAAGGTAAGCGAGGATATCGAGAAGTTCTCTTACAATACTTCTATCTCAGCCTTCATGATTGCCGTGAACGAACTCGGTCAGCAGAAGTGCCACAACAAGGAACTCCTGACAGATCTCGTCATCCTCATCGCTCCATTCGCTCCACACATCGCAGAAGAGTTGTGGGCAGCACTTGGCGAGCAGGGCAGCGTTTGCGATGCAGCATGGCCAAAGTATGATGAGCAGTATCTGAAGGAGAACGATATGCAGCTCACCATTTCCTTCAATGGTAAGGCTCGCTTCCAGATGACATTCCCTGTGGATACTCCTAACGAGGAAATCCAGAAACAGGTATTGGCAGACGAGAAGAGCCAGAAGTACTTGGAAGGATTCAACGTGCTGAAGGTAATCATCGTACCGAAGAAGATTGTCAACGTCGTATTGAAAAAATAA
- a CDS encoding glycosyltransferase family 2 protein, with protein MINSLSILIPTYNNVCFELVKTLQAQAALLSDFEYEILVADDGSTDLSTITANRKINEIENCRYIEREKNVGRSAIRNFLAKEAKYEWLLFIDSDLHIDNTDFVKKYSLAEGKIIVGGLKIGGNPQTLVNNLRYQYEKACEKDHDYLHRIKNRDKEFRTTNFLISKTVIQECPFDENFKYYGYEDVLLGKSLSSKGYHISHIDNPILLDEYETNYQFINKTEEACRTLFQFRNELKGYSKILDYARKIKKMHLYSACQKLYPLLSLPIKAKLTGNKPSIFWFNIYKLLYYIHLDQNI; from the coding sequence ATGATCAACTCGCTTTCGATATTAATCCCTACATATAATAATGTATGCTTTGAGCTTGTAAAAACCTTGCAGGCTCAAGCTGCGTTATTGTCAGACTTCGAGTACGAGATACTGGTAGCAGATGATGGAAGTACAGATTTATCTACCATAACAGCCAATCGCAAAATCAATGAGATAGAGAACTGTCGCTATATCGAAAGAGAGAAAAACGTAGGCAGATCAGCTATCCGTAATTTTTTAGCAAAAGAAGCCAAATACGAATGGTTACTGTTTATTGATAGCGATTTACATATTGACAATACAGATTTCGTTAAAAAATACTCTTTAGCCGAAGGAAAGATAATTGTTGGAGGATTGAAGATTGGAGGAAATCCACAAACTTTGGTCAACAATCTGAGATACCAATATGAAAAGGCATGTGAAAAAGACCATGATTATCTCCATAGAATAAAGAATAGAGATAAGGAATTCCGTACTACTAACTTTCTCATCTCCAAGACCGTTATTCAAGAATGCCCTTTTGATGAAAATTTCAAGTATTACGGATATGAGGATGTCTTGTTAGGCAAAAGTCTCTCTTCTAAAGGTTATCATATCAGCCACATAGACAATCCTATATTGCTGGACGAATATGAAACCAACTATCAGTTTATCAACAAGACAGAAGAAGCTTGCCGAACACTCTTTCAGTTCAGAAACGAACTGAAAGGTTACTCCAAAATACTTGATTATGCAAGAAAAATAAAAAAAATGCACCTTTATTCTGCCTGCCAAAAACTATATCCGCTGCTCAGCCTACCAATAAAAGCTAAGCTTACAGGCAATAAACCCAGCATTTTTTGGTTTAATATATATAAACTATTATATTATATACATTTAGATCAAAACATATAA
- a CDS encoding two-component regulator propeller domain-containing protein: MNKKILTIILFLIVQVVAFHSQAAIGDWKAYMAYHDVQEIEQAGNLVFVQASNGLYVYNKNDQSIQTFSKIDYLSDCNISHIAYNKSTKRLVIIYSNGNIDLMNINNYEVTNLSDYYNTFTSENKTVNDIYTYGNYAYLSTGFGIVKLNVSKTEISDTYNLGFKVDWCEINGNKIYAYSQTNGKYTALLSDNLSDKNKWNKEGGYSAKVEEDKSELKQLVSTLNPGGPKYNYFGCMRFTNNQLYTCGGGFSYIEFSRPGCAQVLKNDTWQIYEDNLSTKTGYRYIDTDNLDIDPLDPNHVFVSGRTGIYEFQDGIFLKNYTNDNTNNVLQTASTVGNNNKDYVIVTALKYDKDGNLWGFNSISPSTSLFAYTKDKEWVSHHKSEFMYSENKSLENVNNIIEDSRRLLWFGNNHWDFPYLYCYQPSTDAAKCYKKFTNQDGTEVSVGYVRAIAEDNKNNIWVGTSAGPLMLEVSQITQDSPVFTQVKVPRNDGTNYADYLLSGVDITCIAIDKANRKWFGTSGNGVYLISDDNIQQLQHFTRSNSPLLSDDIESIAINTESGEVYFGTNLGLCSYQSDVNSINEEMNKDNVWAYPNPVKPDYTGVITIIGLSNKADIKIVTSNGVLVNKGTSNGGIYQWDGRDLKGKMVASGIYMLETATSDGSKGTVCKIAIIR; the protein is encoded by the coding sequence ATGAACAAAAAGATATTGACAATCATCCTATTCCTGATAGTTCAGGTAGTAGCATTCCATTCTCAAGCAGCCATTGGAGACTGGAAAGCCTATATGGCTTATCATGATGTGCAGGAAATAGAACAAGCAGGAAATCTTGTATTTGTACAGGCTTCCAATGGTCTCTATGTCTATAATAAGAATGACCAGAGCATCCAAACATTCAGTAAAATAGATTATCTCAGCGATTGCAATATTTCTCATATCGCTTACAATAAGAGTACCAAGCGGCTTGTTATTATTTATTCTAATGGAAATATTGACCTCATGAACATCAATAATTATGAGGTTACTAATCTCTCTGATTATTACAATACTTTCACATCCGAAAACAAGACGGTCAATGACATTTACACATACGGCAACTATGCGTACCTTAGTACTGGATTTGGTATAGTAAAACTTAATGTTAGCAAAACAGAAATTAGTGATACTTACAATCTTGGATTTAAAGTTGACTGGTGCGAAATTAATGGCAATAAGATTTATGCTTATAGTCAAACTAATGGTAAATACACGGCTTTACTTTCAGATAACTTATCGGATAAAAATAAGTGGAATAAGGAAGGAGGTTACAGCGCAAAGGTTGAAGAAGATAAGAGCGAACTGAAACAGTTAGTTAGCACGTTGAATCCTGGAGGACCAAAGTATAATTACTTTGGCTGCATGCGCTTTACTAATAATCAATTATATACATGCGGAGGTGGTTTCTCTTATATAGAATTTTCAAGACCAGGATGCGCACAGGTATTAAAAAATGATACCTGGCAAATCTACGAAGATAATTTAAGCACAAAAACTGGTTATAGATATATAGATACAGATAATTTAGACATTGACCCATTAGATCCAAACCATGTATTCGTAAGTGGAAGAACTGGTATTTATGAATTCCAAGATGGAATTTTCTTAAAAAACTATACCAATGATAATACAAACAATGTATTGCAAACTGCCAGTACTGTAGGAAATAACAATAAAGATTATGTCATTGTCACCGCATTAAAATACGACAAGGATGGTAATCTTTGGGGATTTAACAGTATTAGTCCCTCTACTTCGTTATTTGCCTATACAAAAGACAAAGAATGGGTATCTCATCATAAATCTGAATTTATGTATTCTGAGAATAAGTCTCTTGAAAATGTAAACAATATCATAGAAGACAGCCGTCGTCTTCTTTGGTTTGGAAACAATCATTGGGATTTTCCATACCTATATTGTTATCAACCATCTACAGATGCTGCAAAATGTTACAAAAAATTCACGAATCAAGATGGAACAGAAGTATCTGTCGGTTACGTAAGAGCTATTGCAGAAGACAATAAAAACAATATTTGGGTTGGTACTTCAGCAGGTCCTTTAATGCTTGAAGTTTCGCAGATTACGCAAGATTCACCTGTTTTTACACAAGTAAAAGTACCTCGTAATGATGGAACTAACTATGCAGACTACTTGTTAAGTGGGGTTGATATTACATGTATAGCAATTGACAAAGCCAATAGAAAATGGTTTGGAACAAGCGGTAATGGTGTATATCTTATCAGTGATGACAACATACAACAGTTACAGCACTTTACTCGTTCCAATAGTCCCTTATTATCAGACGACATTGAATCCATTGCCATTAATACGGAAAGTGGAGAAGTCTATTTTGGTACAAACCTTGGTCTGTGTTCCTATCAAAGCGATGTAAATTCCATCAATGAAGAGATGAACAAAGATAATGTTTGGGCATATCCAAATCCTGTTAAACCTGATTATACAGGAGTTATAACCATAATAGGATTGTCGAATAAAGCAGACATTAAAATCGTCACCTCTAATGGAGTACTTGTCAATAAAGGCACAAGCAATGGTGGAATCTACCAATGGGATGGAAGAGACCTGAAGGGCAAGATGGTAGCAAGTGGCATCTATATGTTAGAAACGGCAACGAGCGATGGAAGCAAAGGTACGGTTTGCAAAATAGCAATCATAAGATAA
- a CDS encoding acyltransferase family protein: protein MQRKVWIDNLRGFCMLAILLDHTEIYYTGENVIDYNLYVANVLIVFFILSGYLMYKATFNIKHKLHSIFRTLFIPYIVFTTAMYIPKNIIHSKGIDFIEMGKNILMGQASWFIAALIIAELIFLIGIWISKGKNMPLAIMGVLGFGLSIYLSSKNQTYFWQLDNALQALLFLYIGYLYHQYESIFNTINKMPYTLLLFLLLIGIKIYEYHIQMDMLIWHIHITNYPIFLIDSMIFSLMTIQLFQTLPPIKWLSWIGRHSIVYYFLCGGIPLITSKLLHYIGLNYGGNYLYILLAFSCVCIITTLITYFIYKYIPSITGKYE, encoded by the coding sequence ATGCAGAGAAAAGTTTGGATAGACAATTTAAGAGGATTCTGTATGCTCGCTATTTTACTGGATCATACAGAAATATACTATACAGGAGAAAACGTCATTGACTACAATCTATATGTAGCCAACGTACTCATTGTATTTTTCATTTTGTCTGGATATCTCATGTATAAGGCAACTTTCAATATAAAGCATAAATTGCATTCCATCTTTAGAACTCTTTTCATTCCATACATCGTCTTTACCACAGCTATGTATATTCCAAAGAATATCATCCATAGTAAAGGAATTGATTTTATAGAAATGGGAAAAAACATACTGATGGGGCAAGCCTCATGGTTTATTGCAGCTTTGATCATAGCAGAATTGATATTTTTAATAGGAATATGGATAAGCAAGGGAAAAAATATGCCATTAGCAATAATGGGAGTCCTCGGTTTCGGCCTATCAATTTACTTATCCTCTAAAAATCAAACTTATTTTTGGCAATTAGACAATGCCCTACAAGCATTACTCTTCCTTTATATAGGATATCTTTACCATCAATATGAATCCATTTTTAATACCATCAACAAGATGCCATATACATTATTATTATTCCTATTATTAATAGGTATAAAAATATATGAATACCACATCCAAATGGATATGTTGATATGGCATATTCATATCACTAATTATCCTATCTTTCTCATTGATAGCATGATCTTTAGTCTAATGACTATACAATTATTCCAAACTTTACCGCCCATCAAGTGGCTCAGTTGGATAGGAAGGCATTCCATTGTATATTATTTCCTTTGTGGAGGAATACCATTAATAACCAGTAAACTCTTACATTACATAGGATTAAACTATGGCGGGAATTATCTCTATATCTTGCTGGCTTTTTCTTGTGTTTGTATAATAACTACTCTTATCACTTATTTCATTTATAAATATATACCATCAATTACTGGAAAATATGAATAA
- a CDS encoding tetratricopeptide repeat protein, whose product MKKIIIIFFGLIVFLSSCTNHDRKIEYSTLENNVEKNPMETLDKIDSILRILEDDNISDYMHLSLLRYQAKDLLDKNISKEQDIKKIKAITQFYKEQENNPKLLKLSLYYCGRIYSEQHDAPSALDYYEQAVNINNKNLAFDSKIYSQIGYLFYFQNLNKEAFQNFTFAYTLAKEAKDTMKIVNAMKDIASVEIANNNYNNAIKTLAKALNIAKSTTLCTQRRINSITSYLAMALNQNGEYTKAKKIIEPVLKEIHPSDTSAVFSIYAEILENLQYDSAAFYYRYLSEKGSIYAQETAFSYLTEAAIKHTKNETAQKYLQQYFNARNNVKKYTYTKSLLQVSKLYNYQQQIKEREIVKNEKKTIIYIASIIVALLVIAILLCLLIIQRKIQHENIQKKRIQILQKIQKNILQQKEKELMTIKDKIAFWENQINSTQIQNQKLQEQLAKEEENYAIKNALYTIEKKERNVAFNTLSKTDIVNKILLKSKAIQREHLTTSEKDEVIQVFKTYLPKFIDDLMALYDLSLQELLVCLLLKLNIKPSSISYLLGTTISSISKIRSRLYKKIFNKDGGAEKWDEFIRSL is encoded by the coding sequence ATGAAAAAGATTATTATCATATTTTTCGGACTTATAGTATTCCTCTCTTCATGTACTAATCATGATAGAAAGATTGAATATTCTACATTAGAAAATAATGTAGAAAAAAATCCCATGGAAACATTAGATAAAATTGACAGCATTCTAAGAATATTAGAAGATGACAATATATCTGACTATATGCATTTAAGTTTATTAAGATACCAGGCAAAAGACTTATTGGATAAAAACATATCCAAAGAGCAAGACATAAAAAAAATTAAAGCTATCACTCAATTTTATAAAGAGCAGGAAAATAATCCTAAATTATTAAAATTGTCACTATATTATTGTGGCAGGATTTACTCTGAGCAACACGATGCTCCATCTGCTTTAGATTATTATGAGCAAGCGGTAAATATTAATAACAAGAATCTTGCATTTGACTCTAAAATTTATAGTCAAATCGGTTATTTATTTTACTTTCAAAACTTAAATAAAGAAGCTTTCCAAAACTTTACTTTTGCCTACACTTTAGCAAAAGAAGCTAAAGATACTATGAAAATAGTAAACGCAATGAAAGACATTGCATCTGTAGAAATAGCTAACAACAACTATAATAATGCCATAAAAACGCTGGCAAAAGCTTTGAATATAGCAAAATCCACGACCTTATGCACTCAAAGACGCATCAACAGTATTACATCATATTTGGCCATGGCTCTCAATCAAAATGGAGAATATACTAAAGCTAAAAAAATTATCGAGCCAGTACTTAAAGAAATACATCCATCAGACACGAGTGCTGTCTTCTCTATCTATGCCGAAATTTTAGAAAACTTACAATATGACTCCGCTGCATTCTATTATAGGTATCTCTCTGAAAAAGGTAGTATCTATGCACAAGAAACAGCATTTTCGTATCTAACAGAAGCAGCTATAAAACATACTAAAAATGAGACTGCCCAGAAATATCTACAACAATACTTCAATGCAAGAAACAACGTAAAAAAATATACCTATACCAAATCATTATTACAAGTAAGCAAATTGTATAATTATCAACAACAGATAAAAGAAAGAGAAATTGTCAAAAACGAAAAAAAAACAATCATCTATATAGCAAGTATTATAGTTGCACTATTAGTCATTGCCATTCTTCTCTGTTTGTTAATAATTCAAAGAAAAATACAACATGAAAATATACAAAAAAAGCGCATTCAGATACTTCAAAAAATACAAAAAAATATACTCCAACAAAAAGAAAAAGAATTAATGACTATAAAAGATAAAATAGCTTTTTGGGAAAATCAAATAAATAGCACTCAAATTCAAAATCAAAAATTACAAGAACAGCTTGCAAAAGAAGAAGAAAACTATGCTATAAAAAATGCATTATATACTATAGAGAAGAAAGAACGCAATGTAGCCTTTAATACCTTATCAAAAACGGATATTGTTAATAAAATTCTCTTGAAGAGTAAAGCAATTCAAAGAGAACATTTGACTACTTCAGAAAAGGATGAAGTTATTCAAGTGTTCAAAACATATCTTCCTAAATTTATAGACGATTTAATGGCTTTATATGATTTAAGTTTACAAGAACTACTTGTTTGTCTTCTCCTAAAACTTAATATAAAACCTTCTAGCATTAGTTACTTGCTAGGTACTACAATTTCTTCTATTTCTAAAATTAGAAGTCGTTTATATAAAAAGATATTTAATAAAGATGGTGGAGCAGAAAAATGGGATGAATTTATTCGGTCATTGTAG
- a CDS encoding YitT family protein, whose amino-acid sequence MQIAISQTIKNEVKDYFYITLGLLIYTFGWTIFLLPYQIVTGGVTGIAAVIYYGTGIPIYLSYFLINAALLLAALKILGFKFMVKTIYAIIMLSVFLALAQDWMIGENGKMVQVLGEGQDFMSLIIGCLFTGLSLAVVFLHNGSTGGTDIIAAIVNKYHNISLGRVLIFVDLLIVGSSFFVFNAKPDFTTIDAVRKVVFGLCTMVIENLVLDYVMNAKRESVQFMIFSKKYQEIANAIGMQMDHGVTILDGHGWYTGDEMKVLCILAKKNESVTIFRIVKIIDPNAFVSQSAVIGVYGEGFDEMKVKIKDKDIKQLK is encoded by the coding sequence ATGCAAATAGCAATCAGTCAAACAATAAAGAATGAGGTCAAAGACTACTTCTACATTACTTTAGGCCTCTTGATTTACACCTTTGGATGGACGATATTCTTGCTTCCATACCAGATAGTAACAGGTGGCGTAACGGGTATTGCTGCTGTCATCTACTATGGCACGGGGATACCTATCTATTTGTCGTATTTTCTCATCAATGCCGCCTTGCTGCTTGCAGCTCTGAAAATATTAGGATTCAAATTCATGGTGAAAACGATCTATGCCATCATCATGCTATCGGTATTCCTGGCTTTGGCGCAAGACTGGATGATTGGTGAAAATGGAAAGATGGTACAGGTACTGGGAGAGGGACAGGATTTCATGTCGCTCATCATCGGCTGTCTGTTTACAGGATTATCACTCGCCGTCGTCTTCCTGCATAATGGTAGTACGGGTGGAACGGACATCATCGCTGCCATCGTCAACAAATATCACAACATCTCGCTGGGACGAGTGCTCATCTTTGTGGATCTCCTCATCGTGGGCAGTTCCTTCTTCGTCTTCAATGCCAAACCAGATTTCACTACGATTGATGCAGTAAGAAAGGTAGTATTCGGTCTCTGTACGATGGTAATAGAGAACCTGGTGCTCGACTATGTGATGAATGCCAAGCGAGAGAGTGTACAATTCATGATATTCAGCAAGAAATATCAGGAGATAGCCAACGCCATCGGTATGCAGATGGATCATGGTGTGACGATTCTTGATGGTCACGGCTGGTACACGGGTGATGAGATGAAAGTGCTCTGTATCTTGGCTAAAAAGAACGAGAGCGTCACCATCTTCCGTATCGTGAAAATCATCGATCCGAATGCCTTTGTCAGTCAGAGTGCCGTCATCGGTGTATATGGCGAGGGATTCGATGAAATGAAAGTGAAAATCAAAGATAAAGACATCAAGCAGTTGAAATAA